In Variovorax sp. J2L1-78, a single window of DNA contains:
- a CDS encoding AraC family transcriptional regulator, producing the protein MTAPAFLKPGRAATPMAFVRAIVQGYARYGMDPSKALRAAQIAPREVGKANARVTALQFEALNAHAMQELDDEALGWFTRRLPWGSYGMLCRASLTAPDLGVAIKRWCRHHRLLTDDIVLDLQVASGVATVSITEQRDLGAFREFCLVSSLRFLHGYACWAIDSRISLRSADFPFAPPPHRDAYPLMFTGELHFGARCASYSFDERYLHLPLQRDEPALRTMLKRALPLTVLQYRRDRLLGERVRELLRLRPAEAATADAIAALLHMSSRTLHRQLQEEGVPLQALKDEVRQAQAADLLRRTSRPIKQVALAVGFRNEKSFSRAFREWTGTTPGEFRREGR; encoded by the coding sequence ATGACCGCCCCCGCCTTCCTCAAGCCCGGCCGCGCCGCCACGCCGATGGCTTTCGTGCGAGCGATCGTGCAGGGCTACGCACGCTACGGCATGGACCCGTCGAAGGCGCTGCGCGCGGCACAGATCGCGCCGCGCGAAGTCGGCAAGGCGAACGCGCGCGTGACCGCCCTGCAGTTCGAGGCACTCAATGCGCACGCGATGCAGGAGCTCGACGACGAAGCGCTCGGCTGGTTCACGCGCCGCCTGCCCTGGGGCAGCTACGGCATGCTGTGCCGCGCGTCGCTCACCGCGCCCGACCTGGGCGTGGCCATCAAGCGCTGGTGCCGGCACCACCGCCTGCTGACCGACGACATCGTGCTCGACCTGCAAGTGGCGAGTGGCGTGGCCACGGTGTCGATCACCGAACAGCGCGACCTGGGCGCCTTCCGCGAGTTCTGCCTGGTGTCGAGCCTGCGCTTTTTGCACGGCTACGCCTGCTGGGCGATCGACTCGCGCATCTCGCTGCGCAGCGCGGACTTTCCGTTTGCGCCGCCACCGCACCGCGACGCCTATCCGCTGATGTTCACCGGCGAGCTGCACTTCGGTGCCCGGTGCGCCAGCTACAGCTTCGACGAACGCTACCTGCACCTGCCGCTACAGCGCGACGAGCCCGCGCTGCGCACCATGCTCAAGCGCGCCCTGCCGCTGACGGTGCTGCAGTACCGGCGCGACCGGTTGCTGGGCGAACGGGTGCGCGAGCTGCTGCGCCTGCGCCCGGCGGAAGCCGCCACGGCCGATGCCATCGCCGCGCTGCTCCACATGTCGAGCCGCACGCTGCATCGGCAACTGCAGGAAGAAGGCGTGCCGCTGCAGGCCCTGAAGGACGAGGTGCGCCAGGCGCAGGCCGCCGACCTGCTGCGGCGCACGAGCCGTCCGATCAAGCAGGTCGCGCTGGCCGTGGGCTTTCGCAATGAGAAGAGCTTTTCACGCGCGTTCCGCGAATGGACCGGCACGACCCCCGGCGAGTTCCGGCGCGAAGGTCGTTGA
- a CDS encoding isovaleryl-CoA dehydrogenase, with product MPAPSLPGLNFDLGDTVDSLREAIDDFAHHEITPRAAAIDSDNLFPHDLWKKLGDLGLHGMTVKEEYGGTELGYLAHIVAMEEVSRASASVGLSYGAHSNLCVNQIHRNGSEAQKKKYLPKLVSGEHVGALAMSEPNAGSDVVSMKLRAEKKGDRYVLNGGKMWITNGGDADTLVIYAKTEPEMGARGMTAFIVEKGFAGFSAGTKLDKLGMRGSNTYPLFFDNCEVPEENVLGGEGMGAKVLMSGLDYERAVLSGGPLGIMAACMDAVIPFVHERKQFGQSIGEFQLMQGKIADMYSTWQATRAYVYAVGKACDRNDHARTFRKDAAGAILYSAEKATWMAGEAIQALGGVGYTKDFPVERLWRDAKLYEIGAGTSEIRRMLIGRELFNETA from the coding sequence ATGCCCGCACCGAGCCTTCCCGGCCTGAACTTCGATCTCGGCGACACCGTCGATTCCCTGCGCGAGGCGATCGACGACTTCGCGCACCACGAGATCACGCCGCGCGCCGCCGCCATCGACAGCGACAACCTGTTCCCGCACGACCTGTGGAAGAAGCTCGGCGACCTCGGCCTGCACGGCATGACGGTCAAGGAAGAGTACGGCGGCACCGAACTCGGCTACCTCGCGCACATCGTCGCGATGGAAGAGGTGTCCCGCGCATCGGCCTCGGTCGGCCTCTCGTACGGCGCGCATTCCAACCTGTGCGTGAACCAGATCCACCGCAACGGCAGCGAAGCGCAGAAGAAGAAATATCTGCCCAAGCTGGTGAGCGGCGAGCACGTCGGCGCCCTGGCCATGAGCGAGCCCAACGCCGGCTCCGACGTCGTCAGCATGAAGCTGCGCGCCGAGAAGAAGGGCGACCGCTACGTGCTCAACGGCGGCAAGATGTGGATCACCAACGGCGGCGATGCCGACACGCTGGTCATCTACGCCAAGACCGAGCCCGAGATGGGCGCACGCGGCATGACGGCCTTCATTGTCGAGAAGGGCTTTGCGGGCTTCAGCGCCGGCACCAAGCTCGACAAGCTGGGCATGCGCGGCAGCAACACCTACCCGCTCTTCTTCGACAACTGCGAGGTGCCCGAGGAGAACGTGCTGGGCGGCGAAGGCATGGGCGCCAAGGTGCTGATGAGCGGCCTCGACTACGAGCGCGCCGTGCTCTCGGGCGGCCCGCTGGGCATCATGGCGGCCTGCATGGACGCGGTGATCCCCTTCGTGCACGAGCGCAAGCAGTTCGGCCAGAGCATCGGCGAGTTCCAGCTGATGCAGGGCAAGATCGCCGACATGTACTCGACGTGGCAGGCCACGCGTGCCTACGTCTACGCCGTGGGCAAGGCCTGCGACCGCAACGACCACGCACGCACCTTCCGCAAGGACGCCGCCGGCGCCATCCTGTATTCGGCCGAGAAGGCGACCTGGATGGCCGGCGAGGCGATCCAGGCGCTGGGCGGCGTGGGCTACACCAAGGACTTTCCGGTCGAGCGGCTGTGGCGCGACGCCAAGCTGTACGAGATCGGTGCCGGCACCAGCGAGATCCGCCGGATGCTGATCGGCCGCGAGCTCTTCAACGAAACCGCCTGA
- a CDS encoding AMP-binding protein gives MAANPSYAQGATDIPLIEQTLGAFFDDMVGKQPDHEALVSRHEGQRFTYRELQAAANRLASALLKTGLQSGDRVGIWSHNNAPWILMQIATAKVGLVLVNINPAYRTSEVEYALNKVGCKLLVTMAQFKTSDYLGMLRELGPKRLPLLQHTVWIDKAGDADQADMLRFSELLASGDPDDTRVAEVGATLKATDPINIQFTSGTTGFPKGATLTHRNILNNGFFVGKCMRLTPADRLCIPVPMYHCFGMVLGVLACLTHGSTIVFPNDGFDALSVLETVQAEKCTALHGVPTMFIAELDHPRFAEFDLSALRTGIMAGTACPIEVMKRVVDRMHLGEITIAYGMTETSPVSCQSAADTPLDKRVATVGKVQPHLEVKIVDPETGATVPRGQSGELCTRGYSVMHGYWDDEPKTREAIDAEHWMHTGDLATMDDEGYVNIVGRIKDLVIRGGENIYPREIEEFLYRHPKVQDVQVVGLPDKKYGEELCAWVIVKPGQTATEDEIRNFCKGQIAHYKVPKYIQFVTAFPMTVTGKIQKFKIRDEMKERLGLNEEKTA, from the coding sequence ATGGCAGCGAACCCCAGCTACGCCCAGGGCGCCACCGACATTCCGCTGATCGAGCAGACGCTCGGCGCCTTCTTCGACGACATGGTGGGCAAGCAGCCGGACCATGAGGCGCTGGTGAGCCGCCACGAAGGCCAGCGCTTCACCTACCGTGAACTGCAGGCCGCTGCCAACCGGCTCGCCAGCGCGCTGCTCAAGACTGGCCTGCAATCCGGTGACCGTGTCGGCATCTGGTCGCACAACAACGCGCCATGGATCCTGATGCAGATCGCGACCGCCAAGGTCGGGCTGGTGCTGGTCAACATCAACCCGGCCTACCGCACGTCGGAAGTCGAGTACGCGCTCAACAAGGTCGGCTGCAAGCTGCTCGTGACCATGGCGCAGTTCAAGACGAGCGACTACCTTGGCATGCTGCGCGAGCTGGGCCCGAAGCGGTTGCCGCTGCTGCAGCACACGGTGTGGATCGACAAGGCCGGCGATGCGGATCAGGCCGACATGCTTCGCTTCTCGGAACTGCTCGCGAGCGGCGATCCGGATGACACGCGCGTCGCGGAAGTCGGCGCCACGCTGAAGGCGACGGACCCGATCAACATCCAGTTCACCAGCGGCACCACCGGCTTCCCCAAGGGTGCGACGCTGACGCACCGCAACATCCTGAACAACGGCTTCTTCGTGGGCAAATGCATGCGCCTCACACCGGCCGACCGGCTCTGCATCCCGGTGCCGATGTACCACTGCTTCGGCATGGTGCTGGGCGTGCTGGCCTGCCTCACGCACGGCAGCACCATCGTGTTCCCGAACGACGGCTTCGATGCATTGAGCGTGCTCGAGACGGTGCAGGCGGAGAAGTGCACGGCGCTGCACGGCGTGCCGACGATGTTCATCGCCGAGCTCGACCATCCGCGCTTCGCCGAGTTCGACCTGTCGGCGCTGCGCACCGGCATCATGGCCGGCACCGCCTGCCCGATCGAGGTGATGAAGCGCGTGGTCGACCGCATGCACCTGGGGGAGATCACCATCGCCTACGGCATGACCGAGACCAGCCCCGTCAGCTGCCAGAGCGCGGCCGACACGCCACTCGACAAGCGCGTGGCCACGGTCGGCAAGGTGCAGCCGCACCTGGAGGTGAAGATCGTCGACCCCGAGACCGGCGCAACCGTGCCGCGCGGCCAGTCGGGCGAGCTCTGCACCCGCGGCTACTCGGTGATGCACGGCTACTGGGACGACGAACCCAAGACGCGCGAGGCGATCGATGCGGAACACTGGATGCACACCGGCGACCTCGCCACCATGGACGACGAGGGCTACGTCAACATCGTCGGCCGCATCAAGGACCTGGTGATCCGCGGCGGCGAGAACATCTACCCGCGCGAGATCGAGGAGTTCCTCTACCGCCACCCGAAGGTGCAGGACGTGCAGGTGGTCGGCCTGCCCGACAAGAAGTACGGCGAGGAGCTGTGCGCGTGGGTCATCGTGAAGCCGGGGCAGACAGCGACGGAAGACGAGATCCGCAATTTCTGCAAGGGCCAGATCGCGCACTACAAGGTGCCGAAGTACATCCAGTTCGTCACCGCCTTCCCGATGACGGTGACCGGCAAGATCCAGAAGTTCAAGATCCGCGACGAGATGAAAGAGCGGCTCGGACTCAACGAAGAAAAGACCGCATGA
- a CDS encoding carboxyl transferase domain-containing protein → MSKLETKLNARAADFQANAAAMRALVDDLHAQFAKVEAGGGEAARAKHVARGKLLPRDRVAELLDPGTPFLEIAPLAAYGMYLDAKGVESAPGAGLIAGIGRVSGVDCMIVCNDATVKGGTYYPLTVKKHLRAQEIAEQNRLPCIYLVDSGGANLPNQDEVFPDRDHFGRIFYNQANMSAQGIAQVAVVMGSCTAGGAYVPAMSDESIIVKNQGTIFLGGPPLVKAATGEVVTAEDLGGGDVHTRLSGVADHLAQNDLHALSLARSAIANINRKDATEAPHPDVRAPEFPREELYGVIPTDTRKPFDVREIIARIVDGSEFHEFKARFGATLVCGFAEIEGMPVGIVANNGILFSESAQKGAHFIELCCQRKIPLVFLQNITGFMVGRKYENEGIARHGAKMVTAVATANVPKFTIIIGGSFGAGNYGMCGRAYSPRFLWMWPNARISVMGGEQAASVLATVKRDGIEGKGGSWSKEEEEAFKAPIRQQYEDQGHPYYATARLWDDGIIDPADTRRVLALGLAASRNAPVPEPKFGIFRM, encoded by the coding sequence ATGAGCAAGCTCGAAACCAAACTCAACGCCCGCGCTGCGGACTTCCAGGCCAACGCTGCGGCCATGCGTGCCCTGGTCGACGACCTGCACGCGCAGTTCGCCAAGGTCGAGGCCGGCGGCGGTGAAGCGGCACGCGCCAAGCACGTCGCGCGCGGCAAGCTGCTGCCGCGCGACCGCGTGGCCGAGCTGCTCGACCCCGGCACGCCGTTTCTGGAGATCGCGCCGCTGGCGGCGTACGGCATGTACCTCGACGCCAAGGGCGTGGAGTCGGCGCCCGGCGCCGGCCTGATCGCCGGCATCGGCCGCGTGAGCGGCGTCGACTGCATGATCGTCTGCAACGACGCGACGGTGAAGGGCGGCACCTACTACCCGCTGACGGTGAAGAAGCACCTGCGCGCCCAGGAGATCGCCGAGCAGAATCGCCTGCCCTGTATCTACCTGGTCGATTCCGGCGGTGCCAACCTGCCGAACCAGGACGAGGTCTTCCCCGACCGCGACCACTTCGGCCGCATCTTCTACAACCAGGCCAACATGAGTGCCCAGGGCATCGCGCAGGTCGCGGTGGTCATGGGCTCATGCACGGCGGGCGGCGCGTACGTGCCGGCGATGAGCGACGAGTCGATCATCGTGAAGAACCAGGGCACCATCTTCCTGGGCGGCCCGCCGCTGGTGAAGGCGGCGACCGGCGAGGTCGTGACGGCCGAGGACCTGGGCGGTGGCGACGTGCACACGCGCCTGTCGGGCGTGGCCGACCACCTGGCGCAGAACGACCTGCATGCGCTCTCGCTGGCGCGCTCGGCCATCGCCAACATCAACCGCAAGGACGCGACCGAGGCGCCGCATCCCGACGTGCGCGCACCGGAGTTCCCGCGCGAGGAGCTGTACGGCGTGATCCCGACCGACACGCGCAAGCCCTTTGACGTGCGCGAGATCATCGCGCGCATCGTCGACGGCAGTGAGTTCCACGAGTTCAAGGCGCGCTTCGGCGCCACGCTGGTCTGCGGCTTCGCCGAGATCGAGGGCATGCCCGTCGGCATCGTCGCCAACAACGGCATCCTGTTCTCCGAATCGGCGCAGAAGGGCGCGCACTTCATCGAGCTGTGCTGCCAGCGCAAGATCCCGCTGGTGTTCCTGCAGAACATCACCGGCTTCATGGTGGGCCGCAAGTACGAGAACGAAGGCATCGCGCGCCACGGCGCCAAGATGGTGACCGCGGTGGCCACGGCCAACGTGCCGAAGTTCACCATCATCATCGGCGGCAGCTTCGGCGCCGGCAACTACGGCATGTGCGGCCGCGCTTACAGCCCCCGCTTCCTCTGGATGTGGCCCAACGCGCGCATCAGCGTGATGGGCGGCGAGCAGGCCGCCAGCGTGTTGGCCACCGTCAAGCGCGACGGCATCGAGGGCAAGGGCGGCAGTTGGAGCAAGGAGGAGGAAGAGGCCTTCAAGGCCCCCATCCGCCAGCAGTACGAAGACCAGGGCCATCCGTACTACGCGACCGCGCGGCTGTGGGACGACGGGATCATCGATCCGGCGGACACACGGCGTGTGCTGGCGCTGGGGCTGGCGGCGTCGCGCAACGCGCCGGTGCCCGAGCCGAAGTTCGGCATCTTCCGGATGTAG
- a CDS encoding DinB family protein translates to MQIADYFIRLARYHAWATHKLLTDLTALSDDEWHRDMRLFFGSVHRTVNHLLVADTIWYARFAENTSRRIALDAELHASRAELCAALAAAVNRWAPWVEAMDASRLDGDLVYTRTDGEAARIPFAPALGHIFNHATHHRGQITAGVTAMGHGGPSLDWASLLQIEARSPT, encoded by the coding sequence ATGCAGATCGCCGACTACTTCATCCGGCTCGCGCGCTACCACGCGTGGGCGACGCACAAGCTGCTGACCGATCTCACAGCCCTGAGCGACGATGAGTGGCATCGGGACATGCGCCTGTTCTTCGGGTCGGTGCACCGCACGGTCAACCACCTGCTTGTGGCCGACACGATCTGGTACGCGCGCTTTGCGGAAAACACCTCGCGGCGCATCGCGCTCGATGCCGAGCTTCACGCCTCGCGTGCGGAGCTCTGCGCCGCGCTCGCGGCTGCGGTGAACCGTTGGGCACCTTGGGTCGAGGCGATGGATGCCTCACGACTGGACGGCGACTTGGTCTACACCCGCACCGACGGCGAGGCCGCGCGCATTCCTTTCGCGCCGGCCCTCGGCCACATTTTCAACCATGCGACCCATCACCGCGGCCAGATCACGGCGGGGGTGACCGCGATGGGCCATGGCGGGCCGTCGCTCGACTGGGCCAGTCTTCTGCAGATCGAAGCGAGATCACCGACATGA
- a CDS encoding dienelactone hydrolase family protein yields the protein MTRVQLLSSRTRRRAAAALAAALLMAVTQAFSAAPLPESVVMVPKKSGLFTTELETTLYLPEGDGPFPIVVINHGKANGDPKFQARYRPGGPARFFLARGYAVVVPMRQGFSKSSGSYIGGGCNVESNGREQAGDVAAVLDYVTAQPWADKARIVVAGQSHGGWTTLAFGTLGYPGVKGLIDFAGGLRQEQCVGWQQGLIGAAGNYGKETRTPSLWFYGDNDSYFPPFAWKGMHDGYVAGGASAKLVAFGNFGSDAHTMFGAADGARIWQPVVAEFLREIGMPDQPLPAFARYVAAPATTAPPATDFAAIDAVDRVPDQSAASLAGYRVFLGKTFPRAFAINAQGGWGSAWGGDDPLARALENCAKKAASGACQLYAVDDKIVWKP from the coding sequence ATGACGCGCGTTCAGCTCCTTTCTTCGCGCACGCGCCGTCGTGCCGCGGCCGCCCTCGCCGCCGCTCTGTTGATGGCGGTGACGCAGGCGTTCAGTGCGGCGCCGCTGCCGGAATCGGTCGTGATGGTGCCGAAGAAATCGGGGCTGTTCACCACCGAACTGGAAACCACGCTCTACCTTCCGGAAGGAGACGGACCCTTCCCGATTGTCGTGATCAACCACGGCAAGGCGAACGGCGACCCGAAGTTCCAGGCGCGCTACCGACCCGGTGGCCCCGCCCGCTTCTTTCTGGCGCGCGGCTATGCCGTGGTGGTGCCGATGCGCCAGGGTTTCTCGAAGTCGAGCGGCAGCTACATCGGGGGTGGCTGCAACGTGGAAAGCAACGGGCGCGAGCAGGCCGGCGACGTCGCGGCCGTGCTTGACTACGTGACGGCACAGCCCTGGGCCGACAAGGCGCGCATCGTCGTCGCGGGTCAGTCGCACGGTGGCTGGACCACGCTGGCCTTCGGCACGCTAGGCTATCCCGGCGTGAAGGGCCTGATCGACTTCGCCGGTGGCTTGCGGCAGGAGCAATGCGTTGGCTGGCAGCAGGGCTTGATTGGCGCTGCCGGCAACTACGGCAAGGAAACGCGTACGCCATCGCTCTGGTTCTACGGCGACAACGATAGCTACTTCCCGCCCTTCGCCTGGAAGGGCATGCACGACGGCTACGTGGCCGGCGGCGCATCGGCGAAGCTGGTGGCCTTCGGCAATTTCGGCAGCGATGCGCACACGATGTTCGGCGCGGCCGACGGCGCCCGCATCTGGCAACCGGTGGTCGCCGAGTTCCTGCGCGAGATCGGCATGCCAGACCAACCGTTGCCTGCGTTCGCGCGCTATGTCGCGGCGCCCGCCACCACCGCGCCGCCGGCCACTGACTTCGCCGCCATCGATGCGGTCGACCGCGTGCCCGACCAGAGTGCGGCTTCGCTGGCCGGCTACCGCGTGTTCCTCGGCAAGACATTCCCACGCGCCTTCGCCATCAATGCCCAAGGGGGGTGGGGCTCGGCCTGGGGCGGCGATGATCCGCTCGCGCGCGCGCTCGAGAACTGCGCCAAGAAGGCCGCGTCGGGCGCGTGCCAGCTCTATGCCGTCGACGACAAGATCGTCTGGAAACCTTGA
- a CDS encoding enoyl-CoA hydratase/isomerase family protein, whose translation MTDFTKLKLSIDGAIARIWLDQPDTRNAFDDTVIAELTQAFLEAGNATQVKAIVLGANGPAFCAGANLNWMRRMADYTRDENIADAGKLADMLRTIAECPKPTIARVQGDVYAGGMGLVAACDMAVSVDTAGYCLSEVKIGLIPATISPYVIRAMGARASQRYFLTAERFTAAEAHRIGFVHEVVAADALDAKVDELLKALTGASPAAVRACKTLLADVTGRAIDDALIAKTVDGIADIRASDEGREGVQAFLQKRKPAWLG comes from the coding sequence ATGACTGACTTCACCAAGCTAAAACTCTCCATCGATGGCGCGATCGCCCGCATCTGGCTCGACCAGCCCGATACGCGCAACGCCTTCGACGACACCGTCATTGCCGAACTGACACAGGCCTTCCTGGAAGCCGGCAATGCAACGCAGGTCAAGGCCATCGTGCTCGGCGCCAATGGCCCCGCCTTCTGCGCCGGCGCCAACCTGAACTGGATGCGCCGCATGGCCGACTACACGCGCGACGAGAACATCGCCGACGCGGGCAAGCTGGCCGACATGCTGCGCACGATCGCCGAGTGCCCCAAGCCGACCATCGCGCGCGTGCAAGGCGACGTGTATGCCGGTGGCATGGGCCTGGTGGCGGCGTGCGACATGGCGGTGAGCGTCGACACCGCGGGGTACTGCCTGAGCGAAGTGAAGATCGGCCTCATCCCCGCGACCATCAGCCCCTACGTGATCCGTGCGATGGGCGCGCGTGCATCGCAGCGCTACTTCCTGACGGCCGAGCGCTTCACCGCGGCCGAGGCACACCGTATCGGCTTCGTGCACGAGGTGGTCGCGGCCGATGCGCTCGATGCCAAGGTCGACGAACTGCTCAAGGCGCTGACCGGTGCCAGCCCCGCCGCCGTGCGCGCCTGCAAGACCTTGTTGGCCGACGTCACCGGCCGCGCCATCGACGACGCGCTGATCGCGAAGACCGTCGACGGCATCGCCGACATCCGCGCCAGCGACGAAGGCCGCGAAGGCGTGCAAGCCTTCCTGCAGAAGCGCAAGCCCGCCTGGTTGGGATGA
- a CDS encoding DUF4126 domain-containing protein: MPELDMPQLLALAAALGWASGVRLYLVVLLTGLAGYFGWVPLPSGLHLLAHPVVLVASGFMVFVEFFADKIPGLDSLWDMVHTVIRIPAGAALAAGVFGGDHAVMALVAALLGGGFAATAHAAKATTRAAINTSPEPFSNVGASLVEDSMVPAGLWLAVAHPLVFVVLFVLVLILSVWLIRKSWRFLRGLVNRVTRIFSGQPDPGVTSAFQFKRKEIPGDPPNV, translated from the coding sequence ATGCCCGAACTCGACATGCCCCAACTGCTCGCGCTGGCGGCCGCGCTTGGCTGGGCCAGCGGCGTGCGCCTCTACCTCGTCGTGCTGCTGACGGGGCTGGCCGGCTACTTCGGCTGGGTGCCCCTGCCCAGCGGCCTGCATCTGCTGGCCCATCCGGTGGTGCTGGTGGCGAGCGGCTTCATGGTGTTCGTCGAGTTCTTCGCCGACAAGATTCCCGGCCTGGATTCGCTCTGGGACATGGTGCACACCGTCATCCGCATTCCGGCCGGTGCCGCGCTCGCGGCCGGCGTGTTCGGCGGCGACCATGCGGTGATGGCGCTGGTCGCCGCGCTGCTGGGCGGCGGCTTCGCGGCCACGGCGCATGCGGCCAAGGCGACGACGCGCGCGGCCATCAACACCTCGCCCGAGCCCTTCTCCAACGTCGGCGCGTCGCTGGTCGAAGACAGCATGGTGCCGGCGGGGCTGTGGCTCGCGGTCGCACACCCGCTGGTGTTCGTCGTGCTCTTCGTGCTGGTGCTGATCCTCAGCGTCTGGCTCATCCGCAAGAGCTGGCGCTTCCTGCGCGGGCTCGTGAATCGCGTCACGCGCATCTTCAGCGGCCAGCCCGACCCGGGTGTCACGTCCGCCTTCCAGTTCAAGCGAAAAGAAATACCCGGAGACCCACCGAATGTTTAA